From Daucus carota subsp. sativus chromosome 6, DH1 v3.0, whole genome shotgun sequence, the proteins below share one genomic window:
- the LOC108226032 gene encoding mechanosensitive ion channel protein 10-like: MGLGTTKFLLFISSHLLLLVLFFGDYCQMICEGILLAIVMHPFDIGDHCIIENEQLMVEDMGLINTVFIKDNNEKVNCLNSVLLTKSIINLNRSSKLKDTFELLVSSTTTSETIATLKLKIAKLLGSKPESWCDEHSFDLKGTDNVTHKYNLQISYATHFQNYEEMNYRRSELVLKLRKLLEELDIKNFTIQ; this comes from the exons ATGGGATTAGGAACAACCAAATTTCTACTGTTCATCTCATCCCATCTGTTGCTGTTGGTACTTTTCTTTGGCGATTATTGCCAAATGATTTGTGAAGGAATTTTACTTGCGATTGTGATGCACCCTTTTGACATAGGTGATCattgtatcattgaaaatgaacAG TTGATGGTTGAAGACATGGGACTTATTAATACAGTTTTCATCAAAGACAACAATGAGAAAGTGAATTGTCTGAATTCTGTGTTACTCACCAAATCCATCATCAATTTAAACCGGAGCTCTAAGTTGAAAGACACCTTTGAGCTTCTTGTCAGTAGCACGACTACCTCTGAGACCATTGCAACTCTCAAGCTTAAAATAGCAAA GTTACTTGGAAGCAAGCCAGAAAGTTGGTGTGATGAGCACAGTTTCGACCTTAAAGGGACAGACAATGTCACACATAAATATAATCTTCAGATCAGTTATGCCACACATTTTCAGAACTACGAGGAGATGAATTACCGAAGATCTGAGCTTGTTCTTAAACTGAGAAAGCTTTTAGAAGAGCTTGATATAAAGAATTTCACCATACAATAG